The DNA window TTCAATGTGGAAGCCCATAAGATAGGATCCATATTCTTTATTATTTCAAGGGCGATCGGTGCAACGGCCAGATTATACCTGGTGGTGAACGTGCTGCAGATCTTCCTGCTGGAAGGATTAGGAGTACCGTTCTGGGTAACGGCCATGGTTCTGCTGCTGATGGTTTTGCTGTATACTTTTGAAGGCGGCGTTAAAACGATCGTGATCACGGACACGCTGCAGACTTCATTCATGATCATCAGCCTGGTAGCCTGTATTGTTTACATCCTCTCGAATCTGAATTTATCCTTCGGGGAAGCCTACACGATCCTGGAACAGAAAAATTATACGCATTTCATCAATTCAGACCCGAATTCCAAAACGTTCTTTCTCAAAACGATCCTGGGCGGTATATTCATTACCATCGCCATGACGGGACTGGACCAGGAAATGATGCAGAAAAACATATCGGTGGATAACCTCCACAATTCCAAAAAGAACATGCTGACGTTTGCCGGCACGCTGCTCGTGGTAAACCTTGCCTTCCTATTTTTAGGCGGGCTGCTGTATCTTTTTGCACTGCAGAACGGAGCGGACTATTCAAAGGTTTCCACTCTGGTTGAAGGGAAGCAGGTTTTTGCTGATGTTTTCGGATTCAGGGATGCTTCAGGGAATGTTAAAAACATCATGGGAGACGACCTCTTTCCGGCGCTATCGCTTCAGGGCTACTTCCCGATGGCATTATCCGTTATTTTCATCATCGGGCTGATCTCGGCGCTTTTCCCTTCTGCGGACGGAGCGTTAACCGCTGTCACCAGCTCTTACTGTGTTGACCTCCTGAACCTTAACGAAAATAAGACCAAGACTGAAAAAGAAAAGAAACATCTCCGGATGAAAGTCCATCTTACATTTACCGTAGTTTTCTTTATCCTTATCATGGTTTTTAAAGCCATGAACGACAAATCCATCGTTTATCTTATCATGGAAATCGCAGGGTATACCTATGGCCCGTTGTTAGGCCTTTTTGCATTCGGAATCTTTACCCGGTTCCGGATTTCAAAAAAATATGCGATCCTTGCCGTAACCATTGCAGCCCCTGTATTAACTTATCTGATCAATACTGCAGTAACCACGTATACCGATTACCGCATTGGTGTGGAACTGATTATCCTGAACGGGTTACTGACCTTCATTGGATTATGGCTGGTGAAAAGCAGGTCATATCTGAGAGTGGTTGAATAAGGCACAGCCGTAAAAAGCTTATCATATTCCGGATAGCAACCAGGATGAATAAGACGATCTATAAACCGGATAATCAAATGATAATCAGGCACAATAAAGAGATTAAGGTTAACGGATATCGTTTTAAAATTTCGTTAAGCCGCTAAAAAATTGTACATTCGCAAGGCAAATAAATCATATATATGAGTAAAAGTATCGAAGAGTTAAAATCTCTTACTACACAAATCAGAAGGGACATTTTAAGAATGGTTCACGCTGTAAATTCCGGTCATCCAGGAGGAAGCTTAGGCTGTACGGAATATTTTACGGCACTTTACGGGAAAGTAATGCAGTATAACCTTCCTTTTACGATGGAGGGCAAGAATGAAGACCATTTTTATCTTTCCAACGGTCACATTTCACCGGTATTCTATTCTACACTGGCAAGATTCGGCTTTTTTCCGGTAGATGAGCTGAGAACGTTCAGAAAACTGGATTCGAGGCTTCAGGGCCACCCGACTACCCACGAAGGTTTACCGGGGATAAGAATTGCTTCAGGATCTTTAGGTCAGGGGCTTTCTGTTGCTCTGGGTGTGGCTCTAGGCAAAAAACTGGACGGAGATGATTCTTTGGTATATACGCTTCACGGTGACGGTGAACTTCAGGAAGGGCAGATCTGGGAAGCCCTGATGTTTGCGGCAGCGAAAAAAGTAGACAACGTTATTGCAACAATTGATTATAACGGACGCCAGATTGACGGTGATACGGACGATGTATTAAGCCTGGGTAACCTTCACGCGAAACTGGAAGCTTTCGGATGGACTGTTCTGGAAGAGAAAAACGGTAATGACATGGAAGCGGTAATCGGAATCCTTGAAAAAGCGAAGACCGAAACCGGAAAAGACAAGCCTGTAGTTATCATCCTTCATACTGAAATGGGATTTGGGGTAGACTATATGATGGGAAGCCACTCATGGCACGGAAAAGCGCCTAATGATGAGCAGCTGGACACGGCCTTCAAACAGTTATATTTAGAAGCTCCGGCAGATTACTAATTAGAGAACGACATCAAGTAATCAGCCATTAATAAATCAAGAAAAAAATGAAATATACATATACAGAAAAAAAGGATACCCGTTCAGGCTTCGGAGCCGGATTGGCGGAGCTTGCAGATAAGAACCCTAATGTTGTTGCGCTTTGTGCAGACCTTATCGGTTCCCTGAAAATGGAAAAATTTATTGAAAAAGCTCCTGAGCGTTTTTTCCAGATCGGGATTGCAGAAGCCAATATGATGGGTATTGCTGCAGGACTCAGCATCACCGGTAAAATTCCTTTTACCGGAACCTTTGCTAATTTCTCTACCTCAAGAGTATATGACCAGATCCGTCAGTCGATCGCCTATTCCGATAAGAATGTTAAAATCTGTGCTTCACACGCAGGTCTTACTTTAGGGGAAGACGGTGCTACGCACCAGGTACTGGAAGACATCGGGATGATGAAAATGCTTCCGGGCATGACTGTTATCAATCCTTGTGATTACAACCAGACGAAAGCGGCTACCCTGGCGATTGCAGACCATGAAGGCCCGGTATATTTAAGGTTCGGAAGACCTACAGTTCCTGTTTTCATCCCGGAAGATATGCCGTTTGAGATCGGAAAAGGAATCATGCTTCAGGAAGGCACTGATGTAACCATTGTAGCGACTGGGCACCTGGTTTGGGAATCCCTGGTAGCAGCAGATGAGCTTGAGAAAGAAGGGATTTCATGTGAGGTGATCAACATCCACACTATCAAGCCTCTTGATGAGGAAATCATCTTAAAATCTGTAGAAAAAACAGGTAAGATCGTGACTGCCGAAGAGCACAACTACCTTGGAGGGCTGGGAGAATCCGTTGCCGGAATGCTCGCCAGAAAAAGGCCGACAAGACAGGAGTTTGTTGCAGTGAATGATACCTTCGGGGAATCTGCTACGCCTGCTGAGCTGATGAAGAAGTATAAGATTGATGCTGAAGCTGTGAAAGAGGCTGTGAAAAGAATTTTAGCTTAATCAAAGCTCTGATATACGACAAAAGTCCTCATTTCTGGGGACTTTTTTTATTTTAATAATACTCTTGCTACTCTCTATTTCAACCTGCATTACCATCTGAAAAATTTCCATTTAGGGATAATAGCCAGCATCCCGAATCCGGTAAACAGGAACAGGTTGGTAACATCCGTATACAGAAAGGTTGATAGGTAATAATTATGCATAAAGAAATGCAGCACCAGAAGTGCCGGAAATGAAAAGATCCCGATTTTGCGGTAAAAAAACATCAGAATAAGACTGATGACCATAAGTGCATCAATGGTGAAGATAATATAGAAATAAGCCCCGGGAATGTTCAGGTAATCGTGCTGAAGATATTCATCCAGATCAATTCCGAACCCCATCACTGTAAACAGCAGCAGTGCCGCAAAGGCTAAAATAAATCCCCAGCCTTTCTTCGGATCTTCGTCAAAATAACTGTATTCTTCCATAAGTACAAAAATAAAGAACTTATGATCATGTTCATAAGTTCTTCATCATATTTATTCGTTTATCATTTGATTATACTGAAATCGCATCAATCAGTCTGTTTTTGTCACTCAGGTATTCCTCCATAGAGATCATACTTTCCGTTCTCATCACATCCTGAATATCATCGATCTGATAGATGATTCTTTTGGCATCATCGGTATTCTTGGCTCTCACCTTGCAGAAAATATTGTATTTCCCGGAGATTACACTTGCCTCGATAACGTTAGGAATAGTAGAAAGTTCTTTTAAAACTTCCTGAGTACGGTTGGATTTCGTAAGAAGAATTCCTATAAAAGCGGTAAAGTGATAATCTAATTTACCGTAATCAATATTAAGAGATGATCCCAAAATAATGCCTGCATCTTCCATCTTTTTTACTCTTACGTGAATAGTACCTGCAGAAACATCCATCTGCTTGGCAATTTCAGTAAAAGGCATTCTTGTGTTCTCTACTAAGAAATCAAGAATTTTCTTGTCTATTTCGTCCAGTTGATAGTTCATATTAGTTAAATTACAATTTTCTTAAAAAATCAATGTATTTTTTGCAAATTTAAAATAAATAATTAAACTAAAAAAATTATATCAAACATTAACAATAATTAACACATATGATAAAAATCATTAAAAATATACGATCATTTAGCACTTGATTTTACAGAATCTGTTTTTATTTCCGCTTTGGCATCGGCTGTTTTTTTATCTTTTTTCTTCTTTTTAAACAAAGAATTGAAGCTTTTACTCCAGACAATACCACCGCCATAGGCCTGATTTGCAGAACCGTTAGTACCCGCACCGGCGACCATACCGATGTTCGAAGGCTTGGAATACCCTCTCAGAATCAGGCTACCGTCGTTTTTCTTGGACAGGTCA is part of the Chryseobacterium camelliae genome and encodes:
- a CDS encoding sodium:solute symporter — encoded protein: MNPGTTLLLFVFIYFIGLLVISYFTSRNSDNQSFFIGNKKSKWWLVAFGMIGTSLSGVTFISVPGTVGKMTGTEYIFGGFEYYMMVIGFFIGYFIVAAILLPLYYKMNLTSIYTYLGKRFNVEAHKIGSIFFIISRAIGATARLYLVVNVLQIFLLEGLGVPFWVTAMVLLLMVLLYTFEGGVKTIVITDTLQTSFMIISLVACIVYILSNLNLSFGEAYTILEQKNYTHFINSDPNSKTFFLKTILGGIFITIAMTGLDQEMMQKNISVDNLHNSKKNMLTFAGTLLVVNLAFLFLGGLLYLFALQNGADYSKVSTLVEGKQVFADVFGFRDASGNVKNIMGDDLFPALSLQGYFPMALSVIFIIGLISALFPSADGALTAVTSSYCVDLLNLNENKTKTEKEKKHLRMKVHLTFTVVFFILIMVFKAMNDKSIVYLIMEIAGYTYGPLLGLFAFGIFTRFRISKKYAILAVTIAAPVLTYLINTAVTTYTDYRIGVELIILNGLLTFIGLWLVKSRSYLRVVE
- a CDS encoding transketolase, with amino-acid sequence MSKSIEELKSLTTQIRRDILRMVHAVNSGHPGGSLGCTEYFTALYGKVMQYNLPFTMEGKNEDHFYLSNGHISPVFYSTLARFGFFPVDELRTFRKLDSRLQGHPTTHEGLPGIRIASGSLGQGLSVALGVALGKKLDGDDSLVYTLHGDGELQEGQIWEALMFAAAKKVDNVIATIDYNGRQIDGDTDDVLSLGNLHAKLEAFGWTVLEEKNGNDMEAVIGILEKAKTETGKDKPVVIILHTEMGFGVDYMMGSHSWHGKAPNDEQLDTAFKQLYLEAPADY
- a CDS encoding transketolase family protein, yielding MKYTYTEKKDTRSGFGAGLAELADKNPNVVALCADLIGSLKMEKFIEKAPERFFQIGIAEANMMGIAAGLSITGKIPFTGTFANFSTSRVYDQIRQSIAYSDKNVKICASHAGLTLGEDGATHQVLEDIGMMKMLPGMTVINPCDYNQTKAATLAIADHEGPVYLRFGRPTVPVFIPEDMPFEIGKGIMLQEGTDVTIVATGHLVWESLVAADELEKEGISCEVINIHTIKPLDEEIILKSVEKTGKIVTAEEHNYLGGLGESVAGMLARKRPTRQEFVAVNDTFGESATPAELMKKYKIDAEAVKEAVKRILA
- a CDS encoding Lrp/AsnC family transcriptional regulator, yielding MNYQLDEIDKKILDFLVENTRMPFTEIAKQMDVSAGTIHVRVKKMEDAGIILGSSLNIDYGKLDYHFTAFIGILLTKSNRTQEVLKELSTIPNVIEASVISGKYNIFCKVRAKNTDDAKRIIYQIDDIQDVMRTESMISMEEYLSDKNRLIDAISV